In the Cylindrospermopsis raciborskii Cr2010 genome, GGATCCGTAAATAGTAGTTGTTGCTTGTTGCCAAAGTTTATTTATACTACTCTCCTCCTGGAGATTAGCGCCAATAATTGCTAAACCAACAGATTCCGGAAGATAATTCACAGCATTATTTAACCTTGCCCTAGATGCTTGGTTAGGAACCGGGGATGGGTTAAAAAATCCAGTTTCTACCAACAAACCATCAGGATTTAACACTAAGGAAAGAAGCTGACTATCATAGTTGGCAGAACTTGATGTTTCTGGAAACTCTAAATTTTGCCATCTTGCCAAATATGGTAAATTAAAATATCCCAGAGCTAGGGCATTTTTAGGCAGTTCTTGAATAGCTTTTTGATATTTGGGAGAACTGACTAAATTCAAATTCGGAGCTTGAACATTATTAATTGACTCTTTTAAAACCTTGATATCATTGGCAAACAAAACATATTTACCTACAACCGCACCAGCTAAAGAACTGTTGATTTCAAACCCCGAAAATTGACTGGATATTAACTTGTTTTCACTGGGCAGATCATAAACCAACTTTGTACCATTATATTTTGCAACTTCTAGTGTTTTTCCTAATAAAGCTCTTTGAGAAAATAATAATTTAATAAACTCCCGGCTTTCAGTTGGATCCTCCGTTTCCAATATCATTAAATATCCCGGTTGCATGCCATTATCTGGGTTACGGTCTAGATCCCCAGTGGTAACAACCAAGCTAATTTCCTTACCTAACCAGGATTGAATATCATTAGTTATATTTTTTGCCAATAATTTGGCGATCGCCTGAGTAAATTCCCGGTCTAAAGATTGTAACTCCTGGGGATTAACCAGTAGAGATATCATTGCAGGTGATGTTCGAGAAACAAACATACTAGCCCCCGGGTGAGAAATGGGGGTAATAGTCTTACTTGTATGGGGGAGCCAGTATAAGCCAGTAGTAGCAATTAACAGCAAAGTAATAATACCAGCCAAGATCCAACCAAAAGATAAGCGTTGATAATTCGCGTTCAAATTATTCACTTTTAACCTACTTTCCCGCTTTTTTGTCGCCACCATATAGTATAATTTGAGTTGGCAGTTTAACAATTATGTTACGATGACTGATCAATCTTTTAAAGAAATTCGAGTTCAAGAACTACAACAACGTTTAATCCAGGATGGTTCAAATTTACAGTTACTAGACGTGCGAGAACCACAAGAGATTGCCATAGCACAAATTTCTGGTTTTGTCAATCTCCCCCTGAGTGAATATAATCAATGGCAAGGAGAAATTTCCACCCGTTTTGATACTTCTAAGGAAACCCTGGTATTATGCCACCATGGTTCAAGATCTGCTCAAATGTGCCAATGGCTTTTATCTCAGGGATTTAGAGACGTTAGTAATATTGTAGGTGGGATAGATGCCTATTCTCTCTTGGTCGATAACTCCATACCTCGATATTAAACACTGTGTTTACAGATAGGAAGTGCTTCATCATCTTGCTACCCATTAAAAGGTAGCTTTTTGTATCAGCAAGCACAAACTTTTGTAGAAAATTTATGGGAAGATTGTAGAATGGTTGGATATGGGTGATCCAGTATAAGTAATACAAATATAGACAGGTACTGCAACTTGTTAGACTTTAGGTTTGTTAAAGTAATAGATTTTTAATTTCCCTTTATTTTTCCCTTGTCCGTGTCGCGAGACAAACTTTTGCACCCCTTAAAATACGCCTTCACCAAAATATACTTTATGCAAGTCCAGCTGACAAATCGACAACAACATATACTATGGGCAACGGTAAGACATTACATTGCCACGGCGGAGCCAGTTGGTTCAAAAGCTTTAATTGAAGAGTTTGACCTTGGTATTAGTTCTGCCACTATTCGTAGTGTGATGGGCGTTTTAGAGAAATCGGGTTTATTGTACCAACCCCATACTTCTGCGGGTAGGATTCCCTCGGATTCAGGTTATCGTATATATGTGAATCAGCTGATGAAACCGTCAGCAGCTTTAGTCAAGGAAGTGGAATCCACCTTACAGCAGCGACTACCTTGGGATGATTGGAGTTTAGAAGCCTTATTACAGGGTGCGGCACAGATTTTAGCGACTTTAAGTGGCTGTATTACCCTAATTACCATGCCACAAGCTAACACTACCCAAATCAGACACTTACAACTTTTACAAGTGGAAACGGGAAAAGTCATGGTGATTGTGGTCACTGATGGATATGAAACCCATTCCAAAGTGGTGGACTTGTTCCCAGAATCGGGTGTAAATCAACTGGAAGCAGAAACGATTGACAGAGAACTACAAATACTTTCTAACTTTTTAAATACCAGCTTGCGTAACTATACCTTATCAGATCTAGCCAATATGAATTGGAGTGAATTAGATCGGGAATTTCAAAGTTATGGAGAACTGTTGAAAAAGTCCTTGACAGAATTACTCAAGCGTGCATCCAATCCACCAAATAGCCAAATTATGGTGCGGGGTGTGGGAGAGGTATTAAGACAACCGGAATTTTCCCAGGTGCAGCAAGTACAAACAATAATGCATCTCCTAGAAGAAGAACAAGAACAACTATGGAAATTAATATGTGACGAACCGGAGATAGAAGAAACTGGTCAACCCAAGGTAACAGTGCGCATTGGCACAGAAAATCCCTTAGAACCTATGAGAACCTGCTCCCTAATTTTTTCTAGTTATCGTAGGGGTACAGTACCTGTTGGAAGGGTAGGAGTTTTGGGACCAACTAGGTTAGACTATGAAAATGCCATTGCAGTGGTAGCAGCAGCAGCAGCATATCTTTCGGAAGCATTTAACTACTATTGATTTGCTATTGATGTTATGGTTTTAATTGGTGTGTAGAGGCGTGACAAAATGTTCAGAAGAATCATGTTATTGGCAATATGGCTAGGGTTTGTCAGCTACGCCTTTTTCCTTGCTCCCCCTGATAACTTTCCCTTAACTGTAGAGCTAATCAAAAACCTGTGTATAGGAAATTGGCAAGGTATTAATCCTGTGATTATCGCCCTATTTTATTTAATGGGAATTTGGCCTTTGGTGTATAGTGCAGTCTTGTT is a window encoding:
- a CDS encoding DUF3352 domain-containing protein; amino-acid sequence: MNNLNANYQRLSFGWILAGIITLLLIATTGLYWLPHTSKTITPISHPGASMFVSRTSPAMISLLVNPQELQSLDREFTQAIAKLLAKNITNDIQSWLGKEISLVVTTGDLDRNPDNGMQPGYLMILETEDPTESREFIKLLFSQRALLGKTLEVAKYNGTKLVYDLPSENKLISSQFSGFEINSSLAGAVVGKYVLFANDIKVLKESINNVQAPNLNLVSSPKYQKAIQELPKNALALGYFNLPYLARWQNLEFPETSSSANYDSQLLSLVLNPDGLLVETGFFNPSPVPNQASRARLNNAVNYLPESVGLAIIGANLQEESSINKLWQQATTTIYGSPTIGTRRLLPHLWEIQEQLGITLANDIFSWIDGEYALGIFPSLEDNTHWTFIVENSPSLIQGIAHLNTVAVKQGFNVSSFPLNDQTIFAWTKLKFLNKVVDAQIIGLHTTVDNYEIFASDILTMEKILTHQENPLTQNRQFKTAAGHRSQTNQGYVYMDWQKSQRFLESQQPLVPLGELFAQPLFKNLRSLTINNYGQNPGMWKGGVFFQLKD
- a CDS encoding rhodanese-like domain-containing protein; translated protein: MTDQSFKEIRVQELQQRLIQDGSNLQLLDVREPQEIAIAQISGFVNLPLSEYNQWQGEISTRFDTSKETLVLCHHGSRSAQMCQWLLSQGFRDVSNIVGGIDAYSLLVDNSIPRY
- the hrcA gene encoding heat-inducible transcriptional repressor HrcA — translated: MQVQLTNRQQHILWATVRHYIATAEPVGSKALIEEFDLGISSATIRSVMGVLEKSGLLYQPHTSAGRIPSDSGYRIYVNQLMKPSAALVKEVESTLQQRLPWDDWSLEALLQGAAQILATLSGCITLITMPQANTTQIRHLQLLQVETGKVMVIVVTDGYETHSKVVDLFPESGVNQLEAETIDRELQILSNFLNTSLRNYTLSDLANMNWSELDREFQSYGELLKKSLTELLKRASNPPNSQIMVRGVGEVLRQPEFSQVQQVQTIMHLLEEEQEQLWKLICDEPEIEETGQPKVTVRIGTENPLEPMRTCSLIFSSYRRGTVPVGRVGVLGPTRLDYENAIAVVAAAAAYLSEAFNYY